The following are encoded in a window of Scophthalmus maximus strain ysfricsl-2021 chromosome 6, ASM2237912v1, whole genome shotgun sequence genomic DNA:
- the elmo2 gene encoding engulfment and cell motility protein 2 isoform X3, with protein sequence MPPPADIVKVAIEWPGANAQLIEMDQKRPLSSIIREVCDGWSLSGAEQFALRYADGPQLYITEQSRGEIKNGTILRLAISPARAARQLLERIQSHGIDARLEALKELAKLSADPTFAAEFINMEGIGTLARLVESGTHFGEMLAFTLTAFLELMDHGIVSWDLISLSFIKQIAGYVNQPMVDVSILQRSLAILESMVLNSHSLYHRVAQEITVGQLIGHLQVSNQEIQTYAIALINALFLKAPEDRRQEMASTLAQKHLRSIILNHVIRGNRPIKAEMAHQLYVLQVLTFNLLEERMMTKMDPNDQVQRDIIFELRRIAFDGENDPTGTEKRKAMYTKDYKMLGFTNHVNPAMDFTQTPPGMLALDNMLYLAKVHQDTYIRIVLENSSREDKHECPFGRCAIELTRMLCEILQVGELPNEGCNDYHPMFFTHDRAWEEFFCVCIQLLNKTWKEMRATAEDFNKVMQVVREQITRALAMKPSSLDQLKNKLRGLNYSEILRLRQSERMSQDDFQSPPIIELRERIQPEILELIKQQRLNRLCEGSCFRKLGNRRRQEKFWFCRLSLNHKVLHYGDLDESPQGEVPFELLSDKIPVSDIKSVVTGKDCPHMKEKSALKQNKEVLELAFSVLYDPDETLNFVAPNKYEYCIWTDGLCALLGREMGSDLTRSDLDTLISMEMKLRLLDLENITIPEAPPPVPKEPSSYNFTYNYS encoded by the exons atGCCACCCCCAGCTGACATCGTGAAGGTGGCTATCGAATGGCCAGGTGCTAATGCTCAGCTCATTGAGATGGACCAG AAAAGACCTTTGTCCTCAATAATACGAGAAGTATGTGATGG ctggtCTTTGTCAGGCGCAGAGCAGTTTGCTCTGCGTTATGCTGACGGCCCTCAGCTTTATATCACTGAGCAG AGCCGTGGTGAAATCAAAAATGGGACCATCCTCCGATTAGCCATTTCACCT GCGCGTGCTGCTCGTCAGCTCCTGGAGAGGATCCAGTCCCATGGCATCGACGCTCGCCTCGAGGCTCTGAAAGAGCTCGCCAAGCTGTCTGCAGATCCAACTTTTGCCGCAGAGTTCATTAACATGGAAGGCATCGGGACACTGGCACGTCTTGTGGAGAGTGGCACCCA CTTCGGCGAAATGCTGGCCTTCACTCTCACTGCCTTTCTGGAGCTAATGGACCATGGCATTGTGTCCTGGGACCTAATCTCACTCTCCTTCATCAAACAG ATTGCAGGATATGTGAACCAGCCCATGGTGGACGTGTCCATCCTGCAGCGTTCTCTGGCCATCCTGGAGAGCATGGTCCTGAACAGTCACAGCCTCTACCATCGAGTGGCCCAGGAAATCACCGTGGGACAACTCATCGGGCACCTGCAagt GTCAAACCAGGAGATCCAAACTTATGCCATCGCCCTGATCAATGCCCTTTTTCTGAAGGCAccagaggacagacgacag GAAATGGCAAGCACTTTGGCCCAGAAACATTTGCGATCCATCATCCTCAAT CATGTTATTAGAGGAAATCGACCAATTAAAGCAGAAATGGCACATCAGCTGTATGTGCTGCAGGtgttgacctttaaccttttgGAAGAACGAATGATGACCAAAATGGATCCTAATGACCag GTCCAGAGAGATATCATTTTTGAGCTGCGTAGGATCGCCTTCGATGGAGAAAATGACCCCACTGGTACTGAGAAGAGAAAGGCAATGTACACCAAGGATTACAAGATGCTGGGTTTCACT AACCATGTGAACCCGGCCATGGATTTCACCCAGACTCCTCCAGGGATGCTGGCTCTGGACAACATGCTGTACCTGGCCAAAGTTCACCAGGACACGTACATCAGG ATTGTCCTGGAGAACAGTAGCCGAGAGGACAAGCATGAATGTCCCTTTGGCCGGTGTGCCATTGAACTCACTCGAATGTTGTGCGAGATACTCCAGGTTGGAGAGTTGC CTAACGAGGGTTGCAATGACTACCACCCCATGTTCTTTACCCACGACCGGGCGTGGGAGGAGTTCTTCTGTGTTTGCATTCAGCTGCTTAATAAAACCTGGAAGGAGATGAGGGCCACAGCCGAAGACTTCAACAAG GTGATGCAGGTGGTCCGAGAGCAGATCACCAGGGCCCTGGCGATGAAGCCGTCATCTTTAGACCAGCTGAAGAATAAACTGAGAGGCCTCAACTATTCAGAGATACTGCGTCTGCGGCAGTCAGAGAGAATGAGCCAGGATGACTTCCAGTCTCCACCTAtcat TGAGCTGCGGGAGAGAATTCAGCCCGAGATCTTAGAGCTCATCAAGCAACAGCGACTCAACCGGCTGTGTGAGGGAAGCTGCTTTCGTAAGCTGGGGAACCGCCGAAGGCAAG AGAAGTTTTGGTTCTGCAGACTCTCTCTGAATCACAAAGTGCTGCACTATGGGGACCTGGATGAGTCACCTCAGGGTGAAGTGCCTTTTGAACTCCTCAGTGACAAGA TCCCTGTGTCAGATATCAAGTCTGTGGTAACTGGGAAGGACTGCCCtcatatgaaagaaaaaagtgctcTGAAACAAAATAAG GAGGTGCTGGAGTTAGCCTTCTCTGTCCTCTACGATCCCGACGAGACGTTAAATTTTGTTGCACCCAACAAGTATGAG TACTGCATCTGGACTGACGGGCTGTGTGCACTGCTGGGCAGAGAGATGGGCAGTGACCTCACCCGCAGTGACCTAGATACACTCATCAGCATGGAGAtgaagctccgcctcctcgaCCTTGAGAACATCACAATCCCAGAAGCCCCTCCTCCTGTCCCGAAGGAGCCTAGCTCGTACAACTTCACCTACAACTAcagctga
- the elmo2 gene encoding engulfment and cell motility protein 2 isoform X4, protein MPPPADIVKVAIEWPGANAQLIEMDQKRPLSSIIREVCDGWSLSGAEQFALRYADGPQLYITEQSRGEIKNGTILRLAISPARAARQLLERIQSHGIDARLEALKELAKLSADPTFAAEFINMEGIGTLARLVESGTHFGEMLAFTLTAFLELMDHGIVSWDLISLSFIKQIAGYVNQPMVDVSILQRSLAILESMVLNSHSLYHRVAQEITVGQLIGHLSNQEIQTYAIALINALFLKAPEDRRQEMASTLAQKHLRSIILNHVIRGNRPIKAEMAHQLYVLQVLTFNLLEERMMTKMDPNDQVQRDIIFELRRIAFDGENDPTGTEKRKAMYTKDYKMLGFTNHVNPAMDFTQTPPGMLALDNMLYLAKVHQDTYIRIVLENSSREDKHECPFGRCAIELTRMLCEILQVGELPNEGCNDYHPMFFTHDRAWEEFFCVCIQLLNKTWKEMRATAEDFNKVMQVVREQITRALAMKPSSLDQLKNKLRGLNYSEILRLRQSERMSQDDFQSPPIIELRERIQPEILELIKQQRLNRLCEGSCFRKLGNRRRQEKFWFCRLSLNHKVLHYGDLDESPQGEVPFELLSDKIPVSDIKSVVTGKDCPHMKEKSALKQNKEVLELAFSVLYDPDETLNFVAPNKYEYCIWTDGLCALLGREMGSDLTRSDLDTLISMEMKLRLLDLENITIPEAPPPVPKEPSSYNFTYNYS, encoded by the exons atGCCACCCCCAGCTGACATCGTGAAGGTGGCTATCGAATGGCCAGGTGCTAATGCTCAGCTCATTGAGATGGACCAG AAAAGACCTTTGTCCTCAATAATACGAGAAGTATGTGATGG ctggtCTTTGTCAGGCGCAGAGCAGTTTGCTCTGCGTTATGCTGACGGCCCTCAGCTTTATATCACTGAGCAG AGCCGTGGTGAAATCAAAAATGGGACCATCCTCCGATTAGCCATTTCACCT GCGCGTGCTGCTCGTCAGCTCCTGGAGAGGATCCAGTCCCATGGCATCGACGCTCGCCTCGAGGCTCTGAAAGAGCTCGCCAAGCTGTCTGCAGATCCAACTTTTGCCGCAGAGTTCATTAACATGGAAGGCATCGGGACACTGGCACGTCTTGTGGAGAGTGGCACCCA CTTCGGCGAAATGCTGGCCTTCACTCTCACTGCCTTTCTGGAGCTAATGGACCATGGCATTGTGTCCTGGGACCTAATCTCACTCTCCTTCATCAAACAG ATTGCAGGATATGTGAACCAGCCCATGGTGGACGTGTCCATCCTGCAGCGTTCTCTGGCCATCCTGGAGAGCATGGTCCTGAACAGTCACAGCCTCTACCATCGAGTGGCCCAGGAAATCACCGTGGGACAACTCATCGGGCACCT GTCAAACCAGGAGATCCAAACTTATGCCATCGCCCTGATCAATGCCCTTTTTCTGAAGGCAccagaggacagacgacag GAAATGGCAAGCACTTTGGCCCAGAAACATTTGCGATCCATCATCCTCAAT CATGTTATTAGAGGAAATCGACCAATTAAAGCAGAAATGGCACATCAGCTGTATGTGCTGCAGGtgttgacctttaaccttttgGAAGAACGAATGATGACCAAAATGGATCCTAATGACCag GTCCAGAGAGATATCATTTTTGAGCTGCGTAGGATCGCCTTCGATGGAGAAAATGACCCCACTGGTACTGAGAAGAGAAAGGCAATGTACACCAAGGATTACAAGATGCTGGGTTTCACT AACCATGTGAACCCGGCCATGGATTTCACCCAGACTCCTCCAGGGATGCTGGCTCTGGACAACATGCTGTACCTGGCCAAAGTTCACCAGGACACGTACATCAGG ATTGTCCTGGAGAACAGTAGCCGAGAGGACAAGCATGAATGTCCCTTTGGCCGGTGTGCCATTGAACTCACTCGAATGTTGTGCGAGATACTCCAGGTTGGAGAGTTGC CTAACGAGGGTTGCAATGACTACCACCCCATGTTCTTTACCCACGACCGGGCGTGGGAGGAGTTCTTCTGTGTTTGCATTCAGCTGCTTAATAAAACCTGGAAGGAGATGAGGGCCACAGCCGAAGACTTCAACAAG GTGATGCAGGTGGTCCGAGAGCAGATCACCAGGGCCCTGGCGATGAAGCCGTCATCTTTAGACCAGCTGAAGAATAAACTGAGAGGCCTCAACTATTCAGAGATACTGCGTCTGCGGCAGTCAGAGAGAATGAGCCAGGATGACTTCCAGTCTCCACCTAtcat TGAGCTGCGGGAGAGAATTCAGCCCGAGATCTTAGAGCTCATCAAGCAACAGCGACTCAACCGGCTGTGTGAGGGAAGCTGCTTTCGTAAGCTGGGGAACCGCCGAAGGCAAG AGAAGTTTTGGTTCTGCAGACTCTCTCTGAATCACAAAGTGCTGCACTATGGGGACCTGGATGAGTCACCTCAGGGTGAAGTGCCTTTTGAACTCCTCAGTGACAAGA TCCCTGTGTCAGATATCAAGTCTGTGGTAACTGGGAAGGACTGCCCtcatatgaaagaaaaaagtgctcTGAAACAAAATAAG GAGGTGCTGGAGTTAGCCTTCTCTGTCCTCTACGATCCCGACGAGACGTTAAATTTTGTTGCACCCAACAAGTATGAG TACTGCATCTGGACTGACGGGCTGTGTGCACTGCTGGGCAGAGAGATGGGCAGTGACCTCACCCGCAGTGACCTAGATACACTCATCAGCATGGAGAtgaagctccgcctcctcgaCCTTGAGAACATCACAATCCCAGAAGCCCCTCCTCCTGTCCCGAAGGAGCCTAGCTCGTACAACTTCACCTACAACTAcagctga
- the elmo2 gene encoding engulfment and cell motility protein 2 isoform X1: MPPPADIVKVAIEWPGANAQLIEMDQKRPLSSIIREVCDGWSLSGAEQFALRYADGPQLYITEQSRGEIKNGTILRLAISPARAARQLLERIQSHGIDARLEALKELAKLSADPTFAAEFINMEGIGTLARLVESGTHFGEMLAFTLTAFLELMDHGIVSWDLISLSFIKQIAGYVNQPMVDVSILQRSLAILESMVLNSHSLYHRVAQEITVGQLIGHLQVSNQEIQTYAIALINALFLKAPEDRRQEEYTNPLEQHLTEMASTLAQKHLRSIILNHVIRGNRPIKAEMAHQLYVLQVLTFNLLEERMMTKMDPNDQVQRDIIFELRRIAFDGENDPTGTEKRKAMYTKDYKMLGFTNHVNPAMDFTQTPPGMLALDNMLYLAKVHQDTYIRIVLENSSREDKHECPFGRCAIELTRMLCEILQVGELPNEGCNDYHPMFFTHDRAWEEFFCVCIQLLNKTWKEMRATAEDFNKVMQVVREQITRALAMKPSSLDQLKNKLRGLNYSEILRLRQSERMSQDDFQSPPIIELRERIQPEILELIKQQRLNRLCEGSCFRKLGNRRRQEKFWFCRLSLNHKVLHYGDLDESPQGEVPFELLSDKIPVSDIKSVVTGKDCPHMKEKSALKQNKEVLELAFSVLYDPDETLNFVAPNKYEYCIWTDGLCALLGREMGSDLTRSDLDTLISMEMKLRLLDLENITIPEAPPPVPKEPSSYNFTYNYS; encoded by the exons atGCCACCCCCAGCTGACATCGTGAAGGTGGCTATCGAATGGCCAGGTGCTAATGCTCAGCTCATTGAGATGGACCAG AAAAGACCTTTGTCCTCAATAATACGAGAAGTATGTGATGG ctggtCTTTGTCAGGCGCAGAGCAGTTTGCTCTGCGTTATGCTGACGGCCCTCAGCTTTATATCACTGAGCAG AGCCGTGGTGAAATCAAAAATGGGACCATCCTCCGATTAGCCATTTCACCT GCGCGTGCTGCTCGTCAGCTCCTGGAGAGGATCCAGTCCCATGGCATCGACGCTCGCCTCGAGGCTCTGAAAGAGCTCGCCAAGCTGTCTGCAGATCCAACTTTTGCCGCAGAGTTCATTAACATGGAAGGCATCGGGACACTGGCACGTCTTGTGGAGAGTGGCACCCA CTTCGGCGAAATGCTGGCCTTCACTCTCACTGCCTTTCTGGAGCTAATGGACCATGGCATTGTGTCCTGGGACCTAATCTCACTCTCCTTCATCAAACAG ATTGCAGGATATGTGAACCAGCCCATGGTGGACGTGTCCATCCTGCAGCGTTCTCTGGCCATCCTGGAGAGCATGGTCCTGAACAGTCACAGCCTCTACCATCGAGTGGCCCAGGAAATCACCGTGGGACAACTCATCGGGCACCTGCAagt GTCAAACCAGGAGATCCAAACTTATGCCATCGCCCTGATCAATGCCCTTTTTCTGAAGGCAccagaggacagacgacag GAGGAGTATACTAACCCGCTGGAGCAGCACCTCACT GAAATGGCAAGCACTTTGGCCCAGAAACATTTGCGATCCATCATCCTCAAT CATGTTATTAGAGGAAATCGACCAATTAAAGCAGAAATGGCACATCAGCTGTATGTGCTGCAGGtgttgacctttaaccttttgGAAGAACGAATGATGACCAAAATGGATCCTAATGACCag GTCCAGAGAGATATCATTTTTGAGCTGCGTAGGATCGCCTTCGATGGAGAAAATGACCCCACTGGTACTGAGAAGAGAAAGGCAATGTACACCAAGGATTACAAGATGCTGGGTTTCACT AACCATGTGAACCCGGCCATGGATTTCACCCAGACTCCTCCAGGGATGCTGGCTCTGGACAACATGCTGTACCTGGCCAAAGTTCACCAGGACACGTACATCAGG ATTGTCCTGGAGAACAGTAGCCGAGAGGACAAGCATGAATGTCCCTTTGGCCGGTGTGCCATTGAACTCACTCGAATGTTGTGCGAGATACTCCAGGTTGGAGAGTTGC CTAACGAGGGTTGCAATGACTACCACCCCATGTTCTTTACCCACGACCGGGCGTGGGAGGAGTTCTTCTGTGTTTGCATTCAGCTGCTTAATAAAACCTGGAAGGAGATGAGGGCCACAGCCGAAGACTTCAACAAG GTGATGCAGGTGGTCCGAGAGCAGATCACCAGGGCCCTGGCGATGAAGCCGTCATCTTTAGACCAGCTGAAGAATAAACTGAGAGGCCTCAACTATTCAGAGATACTGCGTCTGCGGCAGTCAGAGAGAATGAGCCAGGATGACTTCCAGTCTCCACCTAtcat TGAGCTGCGGGAGAGAATTCAGCCCGAGATCTTAGAGCTCATCAAGCAACAGCGACTCAACCGGCTGTGTGAGGGAAGCTGCTTTCGTAAGCTGGGGAACCGCCGAAGGCAAG AGAAGTTTTGGTTCTGCAGACTCTCTCTGAATCACAAAGTGCTGCACTATGGGGACCTGGATGAGTCACCTCAGGGTGAAGTGCCTTTTGAACTCCTCAGTGACAAGA TCCCTGTGTCAGATATCAAGTCTGTGGTAACTGGGAAGGACTGCCCtcatatgaaagaaaaaagtgctcTGAAACAAAATAAG GAGGTGCTGGAGTTAGCCTTCTCTGTCCTCTACGATCCCGACGAGACGTTAAATTTTGTTGCACCCAACAAGTATGAG TACTGCATCTGGACTGACGGGCTGTGTGCACTGCTGGGCAGAGAGATGGGCAGTGACCTCACCCGCAGTGACCTAGATACACTCATCAGCATGGAGAtgaagctccgcctcctcgaCCTTGAGAACATCACAATCCCAGAAGCCCCTCCTCCTGTCCCGAAGGAGCCTAGCTCGTACAACTTCACCTACAACTAcagctga
- the LOC118309799 gene encoding leucine-rich repeat neuronal protein 2-like — MRPTLLFLPSQCLLCVFVGVCVPSVVGSLPHALPWHVSCPVRCVCQIKPWFSPDSVYHEAPTVDCNDLLLSKFPSPLPLNTHTLRLQSNLLFELDTDVLRGLPNLTDLDLSQNRFSRVRTITQSSSLPSLLSLHLEENHLSHLPESSFSSLPALQELFLSHNNLHSIAHGAFTGLDSLLRLHINNNRLTTIDPRWFRALPRLEVLMLGGNPVEALPDKGFLALKSLRSLVLGGMGLRGLAEKALEGLDGLESLSFYDNLLTKVPTQALRRVPGLKFLDLNKNRIKLIETGDFREMIHLKELGLNNMDELVSIEKAALENLPELTKLEITNNPRLSYIHPQAFLQLNRLESLMLNSNSLSALHRHVMVSLPSLQEVSLHSNPLRCDCLFHWATEEASHPHTERNTQSDTETARMVRFIQPQATLCSEPPELRARGVREVSSREMSASCLPIIPTSSLPSYVGVREGGKLVLHCRGLAEPQPVMYWVTPSGLRLGPAPSPATKGLPAPASCQAQDDTACSPSKHFRLLPEGTLEINKVTASEAGLYTCVAENVLGADTRSVTVGVHSRKKKGKGGMSANLKGFPLFSVDARLEVREVGQYYAILSWQSGHNLPSTRLSWQAIYSNAHTPIYTTRILAGTQSFNLTHLQAETFYRVCLHLGINEDAKHANRRSRESSQPQCVSFKTKDVPDPEPSLPLSPELTSTAVTLLLLALILLLLAGQSWDTQSNKGAGQLPLQDIKSPKALITIQNTQERIGHESKQNEKQLLHEDC; from the coding sequence ATGAGGCCGACTTTATTGTTTCTACCGTCACagtgtctcctgtgtgtgtttgtcggcgTGTGTGTGCCCAGTGTTGTGGGCTCACTACCTCACGCACTACCATGGCATGTCTCCTGCCCAGTGCGCTGTGTGTGCCAGATCAAACCGTGGTTCTCCCCCGATTCGGTCTACCATGAAGCGCCTACTGTGGACTGCAATGACCTGCTGTTGTCCAAGTTCCCCTCACCCTtacccctgaacacacacaccctgcgcCTGCAGAGCAACCTTCTGTTTGAGCTCGACACTGACGTGCTGCGCGGACTCCCCAACCTCACCGACCTTGACCTATCCCAGAATCGCTTCAGCCGTGTCAGGACGATAACACAGAGCTCCTCCctgccctctctcctctctctacaCCTGGAGGAAAACCATCTCAGTCACCTCCCTGagtcctctttctcctcccttccAGCTTTGCAGGAGCTCTTTCTCAGCCACAACAACTTACACTCAATAGCCCATGGAGCCTTCACCGGTCTGGACTCTCTACTGCGCcttcacatcaacaacaacagactaacCACCATTGACCCTCGGTGGTTCAGGGCTTTGCCCCGTTTGGAAGTTCTCATGCTAGGGGGAAACCCCGTAGAGGCCCTTCCTGACAAAGGCTTCCTGGCCCTAAAATCCCTCCGGAGTCTTGTGCTTGGTGGTATGGGTCTGAGAGGCCTGGCTGAAAAAGCATTGGAAGGGTTGGATGGCCTGGAGAGCCTCTCCTTCTATGATAACCTGTTGACCAAGGTCCCCACACAGGCCCTGAGGAGGGTGCCCGGACTGAAGTTCCTCGACCTCAACAAGAACCGCATCAAACTGATCGAGACGGGAGATTTCCGAGAAATGATCCACCTGAAGGAGCTTGGTCTGAATAACATGGATGAGCTTGTTTCTATTGAGAAAGCTGCACTGGAGAATCTTCCAGAGCTCACCAAGCTGGAGATCACCAACAATCCGCGTCTGTCCTACATTCATCCACAGGCTTTCCTCCAGCTGAACAGGCTGGAGAGTCTTATGCTCAACTCTAACTCTCTCAGCGCTCTGCACCGGCACGTCATGGTCTCTCTGCCCAGTCTCCAGGAGGTCAGCTTACACTCCAACCCACTACGATGTGACTGCCTGTTTCACTGGGCCACCGAGGAGGCCTCTCACCCTCACactgagagaaacacacaatcaGATACAGAAACAGCTCGGATGGTTCGTTTTATCCAACCACAGGCCACGTTGTGCTCTGAACCACCAGAGCTCAGAGCCCGCGGGGTGAGAGAGGTTTCTTCCAGGGAAATGTCAGCCTCCTGCCTCCCCATTATCCCCACTAGCTCCCTCCCATCTTATGTAGGAGTCAGAGAAGGAGGCAAACTGGTCCTGCACTGCAGAGGTCTTGCAGAACCACAGCCTGTAATGTACTGGGTGACTCCCTCTGGGCTGAGACTTGGTCCTGCACCCAGCCCAGCAACCAAAGGTTTACCAGCTCCGGCCTCCTGCCAGGCTCAAGATGACACTGCCTGCAGCCCCTCCAAACACTTCCGGCTACTGCCTGAGGGAACTCTGGAGATCAACAAGGTCACTGCCAGCGAGGCGGGATTATATACCTGTGTTGCTGAGAATGTACTTGGGGCAGACACACGCAGTGTTACTGTCGGTGTGCAtagcagaaaaaagaaaggaaaagggggCATGTCCGCTAACCTGAAGGGATTTCCATTATTCAGCGTCGATGCCAGGTTGGAGGTGAGGGAGGTCGGACAATACTATGCTATCCTGTCCTGGCAGAGTGGGCACAACCTCCCTTCAACTCGCCTATCCTGGCAAGCCATTTACTCAAATGCCCACACACCTATATACACTACACGCATCCTGGCTGGCACACAAAGCTTCAACCTGACCCACCTGCAGGCAGAGACATTTTATCGTGTGTGTCTACATTTAGGGATCAACGAGGATGCCAAGCATGCCAACAGGAGATCGAGAGAGAGCAGTCAGCCTCAGTGTGTTTCTTTCAAGACAAAGGATGTCCCAGATCCTGAGCCCAGCCTGCCGCTAAGCCCAGAGCTGACCTCCACAGCAGTTACACTTCTGCTACTTGCGCtcatactgctgctgctggcaggTCAGAGCTGGGACACTCAGTCGAACAAGGGGGCAGGACAACTCCCTCTCCAGGACATCAAGAGTCCCAAGGCTCTGATCAccatacaaaacacacaagagcgCATCGGACATGAGTCAAAGCAGAATGAGAAACAGCTTTTACATGAGGACTGCTGA
- the elmo2 gene encoding engulfment and cell motility protein 2 isoform X2, translating to MPPPADIVKVAIEWPGANAQLIEMDQKRPLSSIIREVCDGWSLSGAEQFALRYADGPQLYITEQSRGEIKNGTILRLAISPARAARQLLERIQSHGIDARLEALKELAKLSADPTFAAEFINMEGIGTLARLVESGTHFGEMLAFTLTAFLELMDHGIVSWDLISLSFIKQIAGYVNQPMVDVSILQRSLAILESMVLNSHSLYHRVAQEITVGQLIGHLSNQEIQTYAIALINALFLKAPEDRRQEEYTNPLEQHLTEMASTLAQKHLRSIILNHVIRGNRPIKAEMAHQLYVLQVLTFNLLEERMMTKMDPNDQVQRDIIFELRRIAFDGENDPTGTEKRKAMYTKDYKMLGFTNHVNPAMDFTQTPPGMLALDNMLYLAKVHQDTYIRIVLENSSREDKHECPFGRCAIELTRMLCEILQVGELPNEGCNDYHPMFFTHDRAWEEFFCVCIQLLNKTWKEMRATAEDFNKVMQVVREQITRALAMKPSSLDQLKNKLRGLNYSEILRLRQSERMSQDDFQSPPIIELRERIQPEILELIKQQRLNRLCEGSCFRKLGNRRRQEKFWFCRLSLNHKVLHYGDLDESPQGEVPFELLSDKIPVSDIKSVVTGKDCPHMKEKSALKQNKEVLELAFSVLYDPDETLNFVAPNKYEYCIWTDGLCALLGREMGSDLTRSDLDTLISMEMKLRLLDLENITIPEAPPPVPKEPSSYNFTYNYS from the exons atGCCACCCCCAGCTGACATCGTGAAGGTGGCTATCGAATGGCCAGGTGCTAATGCTCAGCTCATTGAGATGGACCAG AAAAGACCTTTGTCCTCAATAATACGAGAAGTATGTGATGG ctggtCTTTGTCAGGCGCAGAGCAGTTTGCTCTGCGTTATGCTGACGGCCCTCAGCTTTATATCACTGAGCAG AGCCGTGGTGAAATCAAAAATGGGACCATCCTCCGATTAGCCATTTCACCT GCGCGTGCTGCTCGTCAGCTCCTGGAGAGGATCCAGTCCCATGGCATCGACGCTCGCCTCGAGGCTCTGAAAGAGCTCGCCAAGCTGTCTGCAGATCCAACTTTTGCCGCAGAGTTCATTAACATGGAAGGCATCGGGACACTGGCACGTCTTGTGGAGAGTGGCACCCA CTTCGGCGAAATGCTGGCCTTCACTCTCACTGCCTTTCTGGAGCTAATGGACCATGGCATTGTGTCCTGGGACCTAATCTCACTCTCCTTCATCAAACAG ATTGCAGGATATGTGAACCAGCCCATGGTGGACGTGTCCATCCTGCAGCGTTCTCTGGCCATCCTGGAGAGCATGGTCCTGAACAGTCACAGCCTCTACCATCGAGTGGCCCAGGAAATCACCGTGGGACAACTCATCGGGCACCT GTCAAACCAGGAGATCCAAACTTATGCCATCGCCCTGATCAATGCCCTTTTTCTGAAGGCAccagaggacagacgacag GAGGAGTATACTAACCCGCTGGAGCAGCACCTCACT GAAATGGCAAGCACTTTGGCCCAGAAACATTTGCGATCCATCATCCTCAAT CATGTTATTAGAGGAAATCGACCAATTAAAGCAGAAATGGCACATCAGCTGTATGTGCTGCAGGtgttgacctttaaccttttgGAAGAACGAATGATGACCAAAATGGATCCTAATGACCag GTCCAGAGAGATATCATTTTTGAGCTGCGTAGGATCGCCTTCGATGGAGAAAATGACCCCACTGGTACTGAGAAGAGAAAGGCAATGTACACCAAGGATTACAAGATGCTGGGTTTCACT AACCATGTGAACCCGGCCATGGATTTCACCCAGACTCCTCCAGGGATGCTGGCTCTGGACAACATGCTGTACCTGGCCAAAGTTCACCAGGACACGTACATCAGG ATTGTCCTGGAGAACAGTAGCCGAGAGGACAAGCATGAATGTCCCTTTGGCCGGTGTGCCATTGAACTCACTCGAATGTTGTGCGAGATACTCCAGGTTGGAGAGTTGC CTAACGAGGGTTGCAATGACTACCACCCCATGTTCTTTACCCACGACCGGGCGTGGGAGGAGTTCTTCTGTGTTTGCATTCAGCTGCTTAATAAAACCTGGAAGGAGATGAGGGCCACAGCCGAAGACTTCAACAAG GTGATGCAGGTGGTCCGAGAGCAGATCACCAGGGCCCTGGCGATGAAGCCGTCATCTTTAGACCAGCTGAAGAATAAACTGAGAGGCCTCAACTATTCAGAGATACTGCGTCTGCGGCAGTCAGAGAGAATGAGCCAGGATGACTTCCAGTCTCCACCTAtcat TGAGCTGCGGGAGAGAATTCAGCCCGAGATCTTAGAGCTCATCAAGCAACAGCGACTCAACCGGCTGTGTGAGGGAAGCTGCTTTCGTAAGCTGGGGAACCGCCGAAGGCAAG AGAAGTTTTGGTTCTGCAGACTCTCTCTGAATCACAAAGTGCTGCACTATGGGGACCTGGATGAGTCACCTCAGGGTGAAGTGCCTTTTGAACTCCTCAGTGACAAGA TCCCTGTGTCAGATATCAAGTCTGTGGTAACTGGGAAGGACTGCCCtcatatgaaagaaaaaagtgctcTGAAACAAAATAAG GAGGTGCTGGAGTTAGCCTTCTCTGTCCTCTACGATCCCGACGAGACGTTAAATTTTGTTGCACCCAACAAGTATGAG TACTGCATCTGGACTGACGGGCTGTGTGCACTGCTGGGCAGAGAGATGGGCAGTGACCTCACCCGCAGTGACCTAGATACACTCATCAGCATGGAGAtgaagctccgcctcctcgaCCTTGAGAACATCACAATCCCAGAAGCCCCTCCTCCTGTCCCGAAGGAGCCTAGCTCGTACAACTTCACCTACAACTAcagctga